One region of Diabrotica undecimpunctata isolate CICGRU chromosome 6, icDiaUnde3, whole genome shotgun sequence genomic DNA includes:
- the LOC140444641 gene encoding uncharacterized protein, with translation MDDKRYIILHAGNETGFIEGAEAIFCSKTQLSDYHGEINQANFLKWFEYQLLQNLENPSLIVLDNAPYHSMLLHKTPNTGWSKSAIEEWLTEKNIPYSHMMFKTELLRVVSQNRPKTKYIVDDMAERYGHKVLHFSPYHCIFNLSELIWGIAKSYYNRHIGRVVTVLATA, from the exons ATGGATGACAAAAG ATATATTATACTCCATGCTGGAAATGAAACCGGATTTATAGAGGGTGCTgaagcaatattttgttcaaaaactcAACTTAGTGATTATCATGGGGAAATTAACCAGGCCAATTTCTTGAAATGGTTTGAATATCAGTTGCTGCAGAACTTAGAGAATCCTTCTCTAATTGTActtgataatgcaccttatcacagtATGTTATTGCATAAAACTCCGAATACGGGATGGTCAAAAAGTGCTATTGAGGagtggttgacagaaaaaaacATTCCTTATTCCCATATGATGTTCAAAACAGAACTGTTGCGCGTCGTTTCTCA AAATAGACCAAAAACCAAGTATATAGTGGACGATATGGCAGAACGGTATGGACACAAAGTTTTACATTTTTCTCCTTACCATTGTATCTTTAACCTTAGTGAATTAATTTGGGGAATAGCAAAAAGTTATTACAATAGGCACATTGGTAGAGTGGTAACAGTGCTAGCAACTGCCTAA